From a region of the Eublepharis macularius isolate TG4126 chromosome 7, MPM_Emac_v1.0, whole genome shotgun sequence genome:
- the LOC129334008 gene encoding mas-related G-protein coupled receptor member H-like: MSLTTNVHLTTLSMMDAEWEYNNSFSYNATSFPYEDISSHKTPDYKSEENLFFNLETFIIMSILVICILGAVGNGIVIWLLGFCIKRNPFITYILNLAIADFGLLVSLIIIVVVNESFGQSYLSNIIFALFFFLFLLMSSAGQFLLTAISIDRCVAVFFPLWYRCRRQPHLSTVVCVLIWVLSTLLSFITIIIQIINFHGNIIVKYYQLIVNAVLCLPFMTSAAVALFIKACCKSQHQRGKLLTVILLTLLFFLFLAFPFNVLAILSFYNYIHLYFEVCALALSCLNSSANPLIYFLVGRERKAGHRESLKLILQRVFKEEEGCAEELQPPAETQL, encoded by the coding sequence atgagCCTCACAACCAACGTTCACTTGACAACGCTTTCCATGATGGATGCAGAGTGGGAATATAATAATAGCTTCAGTTATAATGCCACTTCATTTCCATATGAAGATATTTCATCTCATAAAACCCCTGATTACAAAAGTGAagagaatcttttttttaatttagaaacaTTTATTATTATGTCCATATTGGTGATCTGCATTTTAGGTGCCGTGGGGAATGGAATCGTCATCTGGCTTCTTGGCTTCTGCATTAAGAGGAATCCATTCATCACCTACATCCTGAACTTGGCCATCGCTGATTTTGGACTTCTCGTGTCAttgattattattgttgttgttaatgagtCTTTTGGACAAAGTTATCTTTCTAATATTATTTTTGCTctgttcttctttctcttcctattAATGTCCAGCGCTGGTCAGTTTCTCCTGACTGCTATCAGCATTGACAGGTGTGTGGCTGTCTTCTTCCCACTTTGGTATCGATGCCGTCGGCAACCACATCTGTCTACCGTTGTATGTGTCCTAATATGGGTCCTTTCCACCCTGCTTTCTTTCATTACTATCATTATCCAAATAATTAATTTTCATGGAAATATTATTGTAAAATATTACCAATTGATTGTGAATGCTGTGCTTTGCCTCCCCTTCATGACTTCTGCTGCTGTCGCCCTGTTCATTAAAGCTTGCTGTAAATCACAACATCAGAGGGGAAAGCTTTTGACCGTCATCTTGCTCactcttctcttcttcctcttcttagcTTTTCCATTTAATGTCCTAGCTATCTTGAGTTTTTATAATTAtatccatttatattttgaagttTGTGCATTGGCATTATCCTGTTTAAATAGCAGCGCTAACCCTCTGATTTATTTCCTGGTTGGGAGAGAAAGGAAGGCTGGACATAGGGAGAGCTTGAAGCTAATTctccagagggttttcaaggagGAGGAAGGCTGTGCTGAGGAACTGCAACCCCCAGCTGAAACCCAGTTATGA